ACCAAGCTAATTTTCTCAGAGCTCATCGAAAATGTAATTTTGCCGGATATTCTCTGCATGAAGAAAACTGCGGCAATAAGAAGGATAGAGATGAGAGATATTTTCAACCAGTTTCTGACTTTTCTTGATAATGCATATTCTTTTCTTGAGATCGCAGCCAATCTTATTATCAAAGCATCGCTTACTGAGCTCCAGAATTTCGTAGAGCTCCTCCAAAAAATTCTGAATGGAGCTCCTATCATAGGCATTACATTTTCTTCTGAAGAAGTTTGAGTTACTATTGAATAAAAAGGATTCCATATAAATACATATACTCCTATTGAGAGAATCACTATTGAGAGAATGCCAAGGGCTATTTGCTCAGCATTACCTGCCTCCAACCCAAGCTGGATATATGTGCCAATTCCCTCAAGCATATAGTTAGTTGAACCCATAGTTATTATTTCAGAGGATACAAGGAAGAAAAGTCCCCCAGCCCACGAGATTATTGAATTCTTCGCTATCGCAGGGACTGATGCGGGAATATATATCTTCAGCAGTCTGGCGAGAAAGCTTAATTTGTAGATTTTTGCTACCTCAAGCACATATGATGGTATGAATTTTACGTTTGCATAGACCCCAAGTATCAGGTTCCAGGCTTGACTAGTAAATATCAGAAATATAGAGGCCAGTTGTATCCCATACTGCTCTGGTAGCGCTCTCACCATAATGTCTATAACTATCGGAAAGAAGCCAAGAATAGGAACCGATTGCAAAACATCTATCACTGGATATAAAATTTTTTCTACCTTTTCATTTCTTCCCATAGCTATTCCAGCAGCTAATGCAACTAGAACAGATAGAAGATAAGCAAGAAACATCCTCAGCATGCTAGCAGCCAGAGCAGCAACAAGTTCCAAATTATCACCACTTTGTTTAGAAAAACTTAATAGAGATGATTATATTTTTTATTCAAGGGAGGATGAAAATATAAATTGAGCGAGCACAGGGAATATGTTCTCCCAGTATCACCGAAATGCATCAGCCTTGACCATGTAGTAGGTCTTATAGAAACCATATATAGCCTTGGAGGAAAGGCTGATGCTTCCTTCATAAATGATGTAACTGATGCTGATATAGACGTTCTAACCCACGCTATAGATCTCTCAGAAATATTTGGCTTAATAAAATACAAAGATGGAGATATTGTACTAACCGATCTAGGTTTGAAAGCCTCAAGAACTCACCTGAGAGAGCTGAAGAAAATATTGAGAGAGAAGTCTGTCGGAATTCATCCCATCGTAGATATAATGCAGAAGGCGAGAGAAAGTGAAGATAGGTCAATAAATGAGGAAGAGATATATGCGATACTAGAAAAATATTACAGTGAGAACGAGCTGTCCAAGGCAATAAGATGTGTTCTACAATGGATCTACTATCTCGAGCTTGGTACATGGGATTATGAGGAGGGAAGCCTGATATTAAAAGAATAATCTCCTCAAAAAACAGTAGAGTTTCCTTTACAGATAAATTACTATCTTCTTTATGTTGCTCACCGTTATCTTCTTTACTCCTCTTTGCCCCGGCTTGTAAGCTGTTTTGAGTAGACCAGCCTCTTCCAGCTTCTTTATCTGGGCACTTGCATTAGCTTTGCTTTGCTTAATGAGCTCGGCAATCTCTCCCACATCAGACTCATGTTCCTTTATGTACTTCAATATATACAGTCTTGTAGAATTTGCCAGTGCAGAAGCAACTCTAACAATATATTCATCTCCGTTGACATATAGAGTGCCATCCATTTCAATTATACCAGTCTTTCCAACAATCTCCTCTTCTTCTTTAGTTTTTTTAACTTCCACATTAATCACCTTATTTAAATTAATATTCTAAAATGTTGTTTATTAATCTTATCTTTTTATTTGTAAATATATTGGATAATACTCAATATCATGGGATTATTCGCTTATAGTATGAAAGTAAAATGCCATTGAGAAACTTTAAAAATATAATATAATTATAAATAAATATAATAAGTATCGTAAGTTGTGAAGCAGAATAAATCAATTGAGCAATGCACTTTCATTTCTGAAAACAATATTCTTTGCAGAAAAGAAAATTACCACGAATTATTTCAAATATATTTCAAATATCAACTTACTTACTACAAGTTATTTTTAATATGTTATTCTCACCAAATCATTGAGGGAACAAACGACTCAATCTTGTGGAGAAGGGAGTGGTGCTGCATTTGAAACTTGGCGAGATCTACAGAAAGGTTCCGCAGAGGGCATTTGGTATACTCTCTCTGGTTGAATCTCTTCTTCCAAAATATGAATATGTTCCACAGGAATTGATCTCGTCTAGGATTAGGCTTAATCCAAGTGAGCTCGAGAGACTGCTCGAACTTCTTGTCTCCCTCTCCCTACTCCAGAGAAGGATTGGTAAAAGCGTTGGATATAGACTCACATATCTTGGACTTAATATCCTCTCTTTAAGGGGGCTAGTGAATAGAGGGATAATTGGAGCAATTGGTGACAAGATAGGAGTTGGAAAAGAGAGCGAAATATATGAGGCTCTTTCTCCTGCTCAGACAAGGCTTTCCATAAAATTTCATATGGTTGGAAGGGATAGCTTCAAGCAATTTGTGAGGGTCAGAGGATTTGCTGCTGGAACAGGGTTTTCCAACTGGCTCCTAAAATCGAAACTCAATGCTATGAGGGAATATAGAGCGATTACGAGACTCTCGCAGTATACTGATGGAGTTTTGCGACCTTTTGGGTTTAATAAGAATGCAGTTGTAACAGAATTTGTTGAAGGAATAGAGCTCTATAAAGCCCCGTCATTATCAGATCCTCGAAGAGCATTTGAGGAGATAATTAGAATCATAGAGTTATCTTACTCTTGTGCAGGAATAGTTCATGGTGATCTGAGCGAATATAATGTTCTCGTCAGGATGCCTGATGAGAAACCTATCATAATTGATTGGCCTCAATATATTGAGAAAAACCATCATAGTGCCTCTGAATTGCTCAGGAGGGATGTGTGCTACATATCTAGATATTTTAAGAAGAAATTTGGACTAACAGAAGATTGTAGCATGCTATATGAAAGAATTTTAAACGCAAGTTCAGAAAATATTTGCAGAGAGATCTCTCACTAAAATAAAGGGAAATGGAAATCATGAAACTTCTAGAAAACGAGAAAGAGTCCCCCAAGCTATCCGAAGAAAACGTCAACAAGTGCTATTTAGGATTAGATTTGTTCAAATATGAGGAAGGAAGAAGGACCTTCTCGATTGTATTGCTTTGCAATGGGAAAGTAGTTGCAAAGTACGATGATGTAGGACTGGAAAAGGTTGTGAGACTAAGCTGGGAATGGAACGTTTCAAAAATTGCGATAGATAGTATTACAGAATTAGGCGAAGGAAAGACAGAAATTGGAAGGTTTGTTTCTCTTCTTCCTGAAAAGACAGAGATCTTTCAGATAAATTTATCAGACAATCAGGAAAGGGATCTAAGGGAAATGCTCCGCAGCCAAGGGTTCTCTACTGGACAGCTCACCCCATCGAAAACAGCATATTATCTAGCCCTTCTGGCTTCATATGGATTTGGGAAGGAGGCTGTAAAGAAGGAAGTCACGACAAAAATAATTGTCAGAAAGAACAGAAACCTTGGTCCAGGTGGAATGAGTAGCAACAGATACAGAAGAAAAGTCAGAACAGCAATACTTCAAATAGTCAATTCAATAAAAGATCTGCTAGATAGTGGAGGCTTCGATTACGATCTGCTTTATAGAAAGTCTGGCGGCGGATTGGATGGAGCAACTTTTACAGTTTTTGCCTCAAGAGAGTCCCTCGAGAGTCTAATCAAGCCTAAAACAGGAACAAGCGTTAGCATAGAGATAAGGCCAGAGTACAAGATCAAGCTCTCTTTTGAAGAAAGCCCGATGGAAAGCAAGCCTTTAATTGTTGGAATAGATCCTGGAATGACATATGGCATCGCAATTCTTGACATTGATGGAAAGATAATCTATGCAGGATCATGGCACAAAATGAGCAGACTTGACGCAGTAGAATTCATAGAGAAATATGGAAAACCAATAGTTGTTGCAACCGATGTATTTCCTGTTCCCAACAGTGTTAAGAAGATAGCATCACAGTTTGGATCAGAAATATTTGTTCCAGAAAAAATTCTCAGCGTAGAAGAAAAAAGAACCATGGTGGAAGAAGCTAGAAAAATTGGAGAAATAGAGAACGTCGATGCACACACAAGGGATGCTCTGGCCGCAGCTTATGCTGCCTATAAGGCTCTATCGAGAAAACTAGCTGAAGTAAATACATATCTTCAAAAAACAGGGTTGAACCTACCCGCTGATAGAATAAAGAGAAGAATTATTGAGGGTGCTTCTTTAGCAGATGCTGTCGAGGCGGAACTAAGAACGTATTTGAGCTCAGTAAACAAGACCATAAGATTGATTTCGTATCCAGAAACTAAAAGAGGAGAACAAAAGGAGAGAAAGGAAATTGAATCAATGGAAGTCATACGAAAGGAAAACTTTCTCCTGAGAAAAAAGATCGAGGAGTTGGAGAATGAGCTTGAAAGAAGAGAAAAAGAGCTGTCTCTATACAAAAAAGGCGTCCTTCAGCTGAGCAAGGAGGATTACTATGCTAGAGAGATACATAGGCTCAGAGAATCCATAGCAGAGATGGAAAAGGCTCTGAAAAAAAGAGAATCTGAACTGGAATCAAAGCTTGAAGAGATTAATAGGATAAGCTCCATGCTGAATAGAGTAATAAATGGAGAGATGGTCATCGTTCCAACAATTTCCAGTCTAACCAAAGCTAATTTAGGAGCTCTGAAAAGCATAAGGAAAAAAATAATCTACGTAGAAAATCCGGATTCCTATCAGAGAGATGCAATAATTGACCTCGTTAAGGAAGATCCTCTAGCTGTGGCAATACCCGGACCACTATCTGATAGAGGATTGATATCTATTCTCGAGAGCTTCGGGATTCCCGTTCTAAGTTTGTCCGATTTCGAATCTTCAAGATTCAATAACATCATCTTCATGAGCTCAGAGGCAGAGAAAGAGGCTATAAAAAGGAAGGAAGAGCTGAGAAAAGCTATCAGGAGTGAAGAAAAAGAGAAAATAATATCGCTTATTGAGAAGTACAAAGAAGAGAGAGCTAAAACCTCTTCCCTCAAAAAATAACCTTAGAAGAGGGTAATTTTTCTATTGAGGATCAATTCCGTGTATCTCCTGATGTTCGAGAGCTCTTCATCGACAATAGATTTAGCTGTTTCCCTCATATCACTTGTTATGTTGCCCCTTATAGGGGTGAGTTTTATTGATGCTGCCAGCGGTTCATCGATGGGCCTTCCTATCTGAGATAATATTTGTATGCTCACATGAATTTCCGATTCTAGTTCTTCATAGATTCTCCTGCTTGCCACAAATGCGAGCACATTATAAATCTTTCCAACATGGTTGATCGGGTTCTTCCCTGCCGTTGCTTCAAGGCTCATGGGCCTCATTGGTGTTATGAGGCCATTGGCCCTGTTTCCCCTTCCAGTGGCGCCATCATCTCCGTGCTCCGCGCTGGTACCTGTAACAGTCAGATAAAACTTTCCCTTCTCTGGAAGATCCCCTGTATTGAAGTGTATTCTCACATTGAATGCTGGTGCCAATTCAGAGGAGAGAGCCTCTACTTCCTCTTTAACTTTCCTCTTAACTTCTAGGTATTCATCTGGAGACTTAACCAGACTGCTTATAATAGCTCCAGCAATCGTTAAATCTATCTCGTTCTTTCTTCTGAGACCCATTACTTTTATATCTTCACCAAGTTCAGGGATTTTTCTCTTTGCTTCTTTACTGTTCAGATACCTTTCAGTATTTAGAACCAAATTTTCCAATGTAGTGAGAGGATAGAATCCAACGCCGAAGCTAGTATCATTGGACAGTATTTTTTCCTCATAATCAAAAATTCCCCTTAAATCTTCTGAGCCCTTCCCTATCTTGTAGTCGACTATAACATGCTCCTCAGGATTCAGGTATCTCATGTTCTTGGCTATCCAGTTCTTCACAGCCTTCACAATGATTGTTCCTACAGGTATTTCTTCTACCGCTCCCCCCACATTTACATAAGTTGTAGCTCTTCCAGAAACAATTATGTATATCGGCTGATTGACTTTTCCTCCTCCAAATTTTGGTGAAGCTTGTCCGCCAACCAACAGAACTTTGTCAAGATTATGATGTAGGACTCTCCCATAATTTTTTATATAATATTCCGAGAGAGCAAGGCTCGCTTCTTCCGAAGCTGAATCTGCAATGTAATCAGGATGTCCAACACCTTTTCTCTCCACAAGCTCTATCTCCATGCTTTCAGGAATTTGCCAGTTTACTTCCTCAACGAATATGTTTCTCATCATGATGGCTCACCAAAATCCTTGAAACTTAGTTATCGGATTTAAAAGAAAATAATTTAAATATTTCCCCCCTCCCCCATCTTCAGAATAGAAAAGCGAAGCTACTTCCCTTTCAAATAAAAACCTATGAAGCCATCAGCCAGACACAAATGAAAGCTCAATACTTCTTATAATCGAGACTGATGAAGAGAATTTGGCTACCTCTTATGAGAATGGTCCCATATTTTGCTTTTGGCTCCTCGCTCCTCTCCTTGACCTCAGTACAATTCTTCAATATAACATTCATAGTAGCATCGCTGAAATCTAGCTCTCCTATGAATTCTCCACCGTCTTTCAGCTTTACAAGAACGTTATTTCCTCTTGCTTCTTGTAAGTATTTTAGAGGTAACTGCAATTTTGAAGACATCAGTTTAAGCACCCTCTGTAGCGTTTCGTTATTTATTCATACACAGTATTAAGTTTTATTATTTCTAAGATTTATTAACTTAAGGGGGTTCATCTTCAAAAAAACATATAAAAACTTATACAGTCACAATGTCCTTTTTCTCCTATACATTTACAATTTCTTATTTTCTAGATGTAAAGAATGAAAGCTTGCTAATTTTCTACTGTATGCTCAGCTGTTTTTATCATTTTGACGTTCTAATAATTATTCTGCAATTCTTTCAAAATACTCGTGCTTTTATGAATAAACTTTTTTACATTTTTAAAAAACTGCAAAAATTACTCCAAGAAGTGAGGTTTTACATTTGATTTCCTCTTTATACTAGAGAACGAGGCTTTCATTTGTAAAGCTCTCTCCTCATGGACTCTAGAGGCTTTCTCTCCACTCCAACAAAGCCAGCAACATCATTTATGCTCACTCCAGCATCTTTTCCTATCATCATGAGCTCACGCAGTCTGGATTCATATCCTTTCTCGCGCGCAAAGTGGTGATCAATAATTGCTGAATTGAAGCAGGCAGAAGAGATCATTTTCTCCAGATTCATCATTCCTGCTCTAATATTTTCTTGCTTTAGAGAAGAGCTTTCAAAGTAATTTGGAGGACCGCTTATGTACAAAAGGTTTGGCTTAAGACTGCATATGCTGTTCAGAGCATTTGGATCAACAGGACCTTGGGAATCTGAAGCAAAATAATATCTGAAATCACCATCGTCTATGACCACAGCAATAATTTTCCCAAGAGGGGTTCCAATCTCTCCATGCCAGAATGGGCCCTCAATTGAAATTTTTAAATCCTCAACAGAGAGCTTTCCACTGTTCACTGCTAAATATTTTATTCCTCTGCTTTCCAGCTCCTTCTGGAAGAGAGATGCTCTCAGCTTTTGACTTCTATTGATTTCTATGCTCGGGTGCTTCATTATGACTGTTTTACCAATTAAGGCATCCAGAATATCTTTTCTCTGCGGATAGTGGTCTCTGTGATAGTGAGTTATAACCACTACGCTCGAATCATTTATTTCCTTTTTTATTAACTCGAGACTCTGCTCGAGAGCATGGAGCTCAATTGGATGTGGAGGAAGACCATATCTTCTAGGAGCCAATGCTGCTCCTGGATCAATTGCTATTTTTGTGCCGCTTTCAGTCAACAAAAAATTTGCCATAGATCTGACTCCAAGACTATCTGATGCTGGGAAGAGGAGCTTAGTTCTGCCCATGAGCGTTCCCAGAAGAATATCAATTTTATTTTACATAATACTAATTATTGTCTCCGATTATTATTTTTGCCACAAGCTTATCATATTAAAATGTATGAACAAGAAGGAAAAATGAAAGGATGGAAGCTTGAATCCCCGGGAAATAATGAAAAAATATGATTCAACAGCTATTGGATACGATGATCTCTACCAAGAGGAACAGAGCTTGAAGTATTTGGCTTCATGGAAGTTTCTCCAAAATTTCGAGGGCAACTTCATAGATATCGGTTGTGGTACTCTCCTCCTAGAAAGATTTCTCCACGCATATGGTATTGTTAGGAGACTCAATTATATTGTTGGTTTAGACATCAGTGAAAAAATGCTTATGGTAGGTTTATCGAAGATCTCCTCGTTTTTGGAGCTACTAAACAAAACGGATCTAGTCAGAGGAGATGCCTCCAGACTTCCCTTTAGAGATGAATCATTCGACTACGGTACCTCCTTCACTGTTTTTACACTTTTACCATCGGAGAATATTGGGATATTGGAAATGGAAAGAATCCTGAGAAAAGGCGGAATATACTCTTTATTGAAGAAGAGACAGCAGTGGAAATGGAAAAGAGAACATGAAGTTATTGCAGAAACCGATAAGGACATTATATACAAAATTGAAAAGTCATACTTAAATGAGGACTTGAAGCATGTCAACTCAAATGAAAAAATCAATGACAGCAGTTGATTTGAAAGCCTTGGTCGAGGAAATAAAAAATATAGTAGTAGGAGAAAGAGTTCAAAACATATATTATCTTTCCACAGAGGGCATTCTCCTTTTTAAAATGAAGATCGGAGATTACAGGTATCTCGTAATGGAGCCTGGCAAAAGAGTTCATCTCACAAAATTTTCAATTGATGTTCCAGAATCTCCCGGTTTACTGGCTATGTCTTTCAGGAAGCATCTGAGGGATCAGCAAGTAGATGATATAGCTCAGATCGGCTTCGACAGAATCCTTAAGGTAACTTTTAGGAACGGAGCCTCAATTTATATTGAAATACTTCCCAGAGGAGAGATAGTCCTAACAGATGAGCACAATAACATATTACATTCAACAGGATTCAAGAAGATGAAAGATAGGGAAATAAGAAGAGGTATACAGTACGTTCTTCCCCCACATGTTGAAAGACTCCCCTCAATTGAGGAATGCATTTCCCTTTTGGAAAAAAAGGAAATTCAGGGAATCTCCAGGGTGCTTGGAATACCTCCAGAGGTCCTAAATGAAGCATTGAAGAGAGGAAGCGGCGTTCCGCAGATTGTGTGCCAGGAAATTGAAAAAATCTTGGAGGATTCTGGAAAGCTTGGAGGATTCATTGTTTTTAGAAATGAACTTCCTATCAGCTTTCATCCATATAATCCAACTGCTATTGAGAAAGAGGATAAAGTGAAATTCTTCGATAAATTCAACGATGCAGTGGATGAATTTTTCTATAAAATATTGTCGCTTTCATCTCTGAAGACGATCAGCGATGAGGAGAGAAGGCTGTCCCTGAAAGTTCAAGAAATAGCTTCCGAAATTGAAAAATATGAAAAGGAAGCCTCTGAGCTTTACCTATCTGCTCAAAAAATTCTGGAAAATTTACAAAAGCTTAGGGAGCTTCAGAAATGTGTTATGGATGCGAGAGAGGAGTTCGGCTGGGAAAAAGTGAAGGAGAGATGCTTTGGGATAGAAGAGATCCATCCGAAGGAGGGGACATTTACAGCTAATCTAGGTGAAATGAAAGTTGACCTTCCTGTTAACCTAGATCCATATTCCTTTATTCAAAGAATGTTTGAAGAGGCAAGAAAGCTGAAGAGAAAGGCAGAGAGCGGCAAACAGCATCTCGAGGAGCTCAAGAGAAAGCTTGAAGAGCAGAGAGAGATGAGGGTAGAAAGAACTGAAGAATTTGCTTTCGCATCGAGAAAGAAAAGCTGGTACGAAAAGTTCAGATGGAGCATCACGCGCAACGGCTTTCTTGTTATAGCAGGGAGAGACATGCAGCAGAATACAACAATTGTGAGAAAATATCTGAAGGAAGCGGATATTTATCTTCATGCCGATATTCAAGGAGCTCCTTCAACAGTTCTCATTACAGATGGAAAAAGTGTTGCTGAGGAAGATATATTCGACGCAGCGGTAATAGCAGCAGCATATTCAAAGGCATGGAAGGAGAATTTGACTTCGATAGACGTCTTTTGGGTGAAGGGAAATCAAGTCTCTCTATCACCACCATCTGGAGAGTATCTTAGAAAGGGAAGCTTCATGATCTACGGGCAGAAAAATTACATAAAAAATGTTTATCTCATGTTGTACATTGGTGTACAAAGAACAGAAGATGGGTACATGAGGCCAATTGTAGGGTCCGAAAGCTCAGTTAAGATAAACGGAATACCAATAGCGGCTCTAGTTCCAGGGGATCTCTCCCCAGATACTGTTCTGGAGAAGCTGATATCAATAGGCAAAAGGCTGAATCTCAATTTGCTGCCTCTTAGAGAGGATCTTCGCCTCCTAATCCCAGGAAAAGCGAAAATTAGAGCTTCGTTCGGAAATCAGGATTTGACAATTAAATAACTCTTATAAATAGCTATAATTCAAGTAATGAGTGAAGGTGATAACAGCTTTGACGTCAAGAAAAGGAATAAGCGTGGACGAATTAATGAGCTCCAACGTGATAACAGCTCTTCCAGACGATCCTCTGGAGAAAGTAGTTAGCTTAATGCTTGAAAACGAGGTCGGAAGCGTAGTTATTGTCAACGAAAAAGGGATCCTTTTGGGAATAATTACTGAAAGGGATCTTATAACAAAGGTAATAGCAAAGAAGCTCAATCCAACGACGCTGAAGGCGAAAGATATAATGTCATCACCAGTTATATTTGTTGAACCTGGAATTACAATAGAGAAGGCAGTCGAAATAATGCAATCAAAGAGAATCGGTCATCTTCCTGTCGTTAAAGGAGGCAGAGTAGTTGGCATAATAGCTGAGGGAGACATAATTTACCTTGCTCCAGAGTTTCTGCAGCTCCTTCAAATAAAGAAGAGAAGAAAGCGCTATCCACTTTAACTGCTTTGAAAAACAGTCAGAGACAAAAGAAGATTAATCTTCAAAATAATATAAGTAAACAATTTATACGTCAGCATCCTAATATTTATTAGGATAGGTGATTCTCATAGGGGAATTTTCAAATGGAATGTCTTCCTCAACCACTCAATTATCGATCTACTGTAGGAAAAACATCCCCTTTCTTACGAAAGAGGATAAGGCACTAAGAGCTAGAGAAATCATCAGAGAAACCGGTCTAAGGGTTATTCCAATTTTTGATGACGTCTCCAGGAAAAAGACCATAGGCATAGTTCGGAGAATCGATCTTCTGAATATATCCTCAACTAAGTCGAATTTGAGAGTTCTCGATATAATGAGCACTGATTACTTGTCCTTCAGAGATAGCGATGATATTATAGAAGCACTGAAAACTATGCTGAAGCGGGGAGAGTGGTACTCAATAGTAGAGGAAAAAACTGGAGAGTTCAAGGGAGTTTTTGGTCTGGAGAATGGTTTAAAATTTTTCATGGACCAAGGAAGTAGATCTCTTTCAGCTCCTTTGAGAGAATTTTACACTCCAAATCCTATCTATGTTCAAGAGGACGAGTTAATATCGAGAGTCTGGTATTTGATGCTCAAGCATCAGTATGCTGGTTTTCCAGTATTAAACAGGAAAGGAGAGCTGGTAGGGGCGATCACACAGCATGATCTATTGAGGAAGGGATACACCCGCCCCGTGCTCGAGTCTCCATCACCTCCAAAGAAAGTACTCGTTCGAGAGGCCATGACCACACCTCCTATAGCATTACCACCAGATTCTCCGCTATCAGAGGCTGTTTCCCTAATGCTGAAAAAGGATATTGGAAGAGTATATGTATCGGAAGGCAAGAAACTAGTAGGAGTAATTGATAGAGAAGATGCCGTGAAGGCAATTTTGAGTTTCCAGCTCTAGGTGAGCTCCAATGTCCTACTCACGCAAATATGATTGGCACAGATGGCTGAGAAGCGATGGCCAGCCTGGGTTTTCCAGCAGAATATACAGAGTAGAGGGGGATATGGAAAGGCTGGCAAAAAGGCCAGTAATAACAATATCACAGTCCTCTCCTGTTAAAGAGGCCCTTGAGAGAATGCATCTCAACAGAGTTAGAAGCCTCATAGTAAGCAAGGGTGAAGCATATGAGGGTATTTTGCTCGCTGAAAACTTAATTGACTATTTAGGGGGTGGCGATCTCTACAATCTTGCCATAAACAGATATGAAGGGATATTCTACAGAGCAATTGATGAGCCAGTAAAAAGCATAATGAGCAAGCAGGCTGTATTCGCTTATACTACTTCAAGGCTAAGCGATGTTGTGACAAAAATGATGGAGAACAACATATCAATAATTCCTATTTTAAATAGAGATGGAAAAATCTATGGCATCATTTCAGAGCACGATGTTGTGAAGCTGCTCGTTGAGAAGAGAACTGGAGTCACTGCCGAAGAAATCTCATCACAAATAATATCGGTTGGAACCTATGAACCAATACTGGAAGCAATGAAAAAAATGGTCTCTCTGGGTCTCAGGCAAATATTCGTGAGGAATGAAGCAGATCAGATTGTTGGAAG
The Fervidicoccaceae archaeon genome window above contains:
- a CDS encoding ABC transporter permease subunit, coding for MELVAALAASMLRMFLAYLLSVLVALAAGIAMGRNEKVEKILYPVIDVLQSVPILGFFPIVIDIMVRALPEQYGIQLASIFLIFTSQAWNLILGVYANVKFIPSYVLEVAKIYKLSFLARLLKIYIPASVPAIAKNSIISWAGGLFFLVSSEIITMGSTNYMLEGIGTYIQLGLEAGNAEQIALGILSIVILSIGVYVFIWNPFYSIVTQTSSEENVMPMIGAPFRIFWRSSTKFWSSVSDALIIRLAAISRKEYALSRKVRNWLKISLISILLIAAVFFMQRISGKITFSMSSEKISLVLISALEGVSISLLRVAIVLGIGTISVMFLSYLLYERKKLFRKLFILSGEFLSSVPASLWWPIFVALILRGFPPVLVSLFIIFQGAIWYIFFNIALTGIGPMEKNIMEMAKIYRIKGRYKFFRIFVPMLTPYVLSGMSSAWGGAWNATIVAEYAYLGTQVISFFGIGYLISSSTVSGDTTSLAIYVLTLTFFIVVFNRTFWAWLYSYGRKKYHVVD
- a CDS encoding AAA-associated domain-containing protein — its product is MSEHREYVLPVSPKCISLDHVVGLIETIYSLGGKADASFINDVTDADIDVLTHAIDLSEIFGLIKYKDGDIVLTDLGLKASRTHLRELKKILREKSVGIHPIVDIMQKARESEDRSINEEEIYAILEKYYSENELSKAIRCVLQWIYYLELGTWDYEEGSLILKE
- a CDS encoding ArsR family transcriptional regulator translates to MEVKKTKEEEEIVGKTGIIEMDGTLYVNGDEYIVRVASALANSTRLYILKYIKEHESDVGEIAELIKQSKANASAQIKKLEEAGLLKTAYKPGQRGVKKITVSNIKKIVIYL
- a CDS encoding RIO1 family regulatory kinase/ATPase, with the protein product MKLGEIYRKVPQRAFGILSLVESLLPKYEYVPQELISSRIRLNPSELERLLELLVSLSLLQRRIGKSVGYRLTYLGLNILSLRGLVNRGIIGAIGDKIGVGKESEIYEALSPAQTRLSIKFHMVGRDSFKQFVRVRGFAAGTGFSNWLLKSKLNAMREYRAITRLSQYTDGVLRPFGFNKNAVVTEFVEGIELYKAPSLSDPRRAFEEIIRIIELSYSCAGIVHGDLSEYNVLVRMPDEKPIIIDWPQYIEKNHHSASELLRRDVCYISRYFKKKFGLTEDCSMLYERILNASSENICREISH
- a CDS encoding DUF460 domain-containing protein — its product is MKLLENEKESPKLSEENVNKCYLGLDLFKYEEGRRTFSIVLLCNGKVVAKYDDVGLEKVVRLSWEWNVSKIAIDSITELGEGKTEIGRFVSLLPEKTEIFQINLSDNQERDLREMLRSQGFSTGQLTPSKTAYYLALLASYGFGKEAVKKEVTTKIIVRKNRNLGPGGMSSNRYRRKVRTAILQIVNSIKDLLDSGGFDYDLLYRKSGGGLDGATFTVFASRESLESLIKPKTGTSVSIEIRPEYKIKLSFEESPMESKPLIVGIDPGMTYGIAILDIDGKIIYAGSWHKMSRLDAVEFIEKYGKPIVVATDVFPVPNSVKKIASQFGSEIFVPEKILSVEEKRTMVEEARKIGEIENVDAHTRDALAAAYAAYKALSRKLAEVNTYLQKTGLNLPADRIKRRIIEGASLADAVEAELRTYLSSVNKTIRLISYPETKRGEQKERKEIESMEVIRKENFLLRKKIEELENELERREKELSLYKKGVLQLSKEDYYAREIHRLRESIAEMEKALKKRESELESKLEEINRISSMLNRVINGEMVIVPTISSLTKANLGALKSIRKKIIYVENPDSYQRDAIIDLVKEDPLAVAIPGPLSDRGLISILESFGIPVLSLSDFESSRFNNIIFMSSEAEKEAIKRKEELRKAIRSEEKEKIISLIEKYKEERAKTSSLKK
- a CDS encoding methionine adenosyltransferase, which translates into the protein MMRNIFVEEVNWQIPESMEIELVERKGVGHPDYIADSASEEASLALSEYYIKNYGRVLHHNLDKVLLVGGQASPKFGGGKVNQPIYIIVSGRATTYVNVGGAVEEIPVGTIIVKAVKNWIAKNMRYLNPEEHVIVDYKIGKGSEDLRGIFDYEEKILSNDTSFGVGFYPLTTLENLVLNTERYLNSKEAKRKIPELGEDIKVMGLRRKNEIDLTIAGAIISSLVKSPDEYLEVKRKVKEEVEALSSELAPAFNVRIHFNTGDLPEKGKFYLTVTGTSAEHGDDGATGRGNRANGLITPMRPMSLEATAGKNPINHVGKIYNVLAFVASRRIYEELESEIHVSIQILSQIGRPIDEPLAASIKLTPIRGNITSDMRETAKSIVDEELSNIRRYTELILNRKITLF
- a CDS encoding U6 snRNA-associated Sm-like protein LSm6; its protein translation is MSSKLQLPLKYLQEARGNNVLVKLKDGGEFIGELDFSDATMNVILKNCTEVKERSEEPKAKYGTILIRGSQILFISLDYKKY
- a CDS encoding class I SAM-dependent methyltransferase, which encodes MNPREIMKKYDSTAIGYDDLYQEEQSLKYLASWKFLQNFEGNFIDIGCGTLLLERFLHAYGIVRRLNYIVGLDISEKMLMVGLSKISSFLELLNKTDLVRGDASRLPFRDESFDYGTSFTVFTLLPSENIGILEMERILRKGGIYSLLKKRQQWKWKREHEVIAETDKDIIYKIEKSYLNEDLKHVNSNEKINDSS